The proteins below are encoded in one region of Candidatus Cloacimonadota bacterium:
- the glmS gene encoding glutamine--fructose-6-phosphate transaminase (isomerizing): MCGIVGYIGKKQALPIIIEGIKRLEYRGYDSSGIAVINNDTELIIHKKEGKIIDLERSIPNDKNFVSHLGIAHTRWATHGLPTTTNAHPHSDCYGKIAVVHNGIIENYQLLRKSLEKRNHSFKSDTDTEVLAHLIEHFYQKTKNLHTSVRYSLRMVKGTFGIAVISKDEPDKLIAARRGSPLIVGIGEEENFVASDATALVVHTKNVIYLKDDETVELTPDDFTIKTLADNEVEREISEIDWDISMVDKGEFDYFMLKEIFEQPTSIANAFRGRIMERFNTSRLGGINPYIDKLNDIKQIYIIACGTSWHAALVGEYLLEDIAKIPVEVEYASEFRYRNPIINPDTLVIVISQSGETADTLAALREAKARGTMVMGITNVIGSTIARETDFGSYIHAGAEIGVASTKAFTSQITVLFLLSLLLGRRRHLSPSNGAKYIQELETIPEKVKQILENDDKIKKIAKQYKDVGNALYLGRGYNFPVALEGALKLKEISYIHAEGYPAAEMKHGPIALIDENMPVLFIAPEDFVYDKILSNIEEVKARKGKIIAIANKNSNSIERLADHIIYIPRTLPALTPLLTVIPLQLLAYHIAVLRGCNVDQPRNLAKSVTVE, translated from the coding sequence ATGTGTGGAATTGTTGGATATATTGGCAAAAAGCAAGCATTGCCAATTATAATTGAAGGTATTAAAAGATTAGAATATCGTGGATATGATTCATCAGGAATTGCAGTCATAAATAACGACACTGAATTGATAATACATAAGAAAGAAGGGAAAATAATTGACCTTGAACGGTCAATTCCAAATGATAAAAACTTTGTTTCGCATCTCGGAATTGCTCACACTCGGTGGGCAACTCATGGGCTACCTACAACAACAAATGCGCACCCACATTCTGATTGCTACGGCAAAATCGCAGTGGTTCATAATGGTATTATTGAAAATTATCAACTTTTACGAAAAAGTTTAGAAAAAAGAAATCATAGTTTTAAAAGTGATACTGATACAGAGGTTCTGGCTCATCTCATTGAACATTTTTATCAAAAGACTAAAAATCTCCATACCTCAGTAAGATATTCACTCCGAATGGTTAAGGGCACATTCGGAATCGCAGTAATAAGCAAAGACGAACCAGATAAACTTATTGCAGCAAGAAGAGGAAGTCCACTTATTGTTGGAATTGGAGAAGAAGAGAATTTTGTTGCCTCAGATGCAACCGCTTTAGTTGTGCATACCAAAAATGTTATATATCTAAAAGACGATGAAACTGTAGAACTTACCCCGGATGACTTTACTATAAAGACTTTAGCAGATAATGAGGTAGAGAGAGAAATAAGCGAGATTGATTGGGATATTTCAATGGTTGATAAAGGAGAATTTGATTATTTTATGTTAAAGGAGATTTTTGAACAACCCACATCAATTGCAAATGCATTTCGCGGAAGAATAATGGAAAGATTCAATACCTCAAGATTGGGTGGAATTAATCCATACATTGATAAACTGAATGATATAAAACAGATTTATATTATAGCTTGTGGAACATCCTGGCATGCAGCTCTTGTTGGTGAATATCTTCTGGAAGATATTGCTAAAATCCCTGTTGAGGTAGAGTATGCATCTGAATTCCGTTATCGTAATCCAATTATAAATCCAGATACTTTAGTAATTGTAATCAGCCAATCAGGGGAAACTGCTGATACACTCGCTGCACTCAGGGAAGCAAAAGCAAGAGGCACAATGGTTATGGGCATTACAAATGTGATAGGCAGTACTATCGCCCGAGAAACAGATTTTGGTTCATATATTCATGCAGGAGCTGAAATCGGAGTGGCATCTACTAAAGCATTTACTTCTCAGATAACAGTTTTGTTTTTACTTTCATTATTGTTAGGGAGGAGGCGTCATCTTTCACCATCTAACGGTGCAAAATACATTCAAGAATTAGAAACAATTCCTGAAAAGGTCAAACAAATATTAGAGAATGATGATAAAATAAAAAAAATTGCTAAACAATATAAAGATGTAGGCAATGCTCTTTATTTAGGTAGGGGTTATAACTTTCCTGTTGCATTAGAAGGAGCATTAAAGCTTAAAGAGATTTCATACATTCATGCTGAAGGTTATCCTGCAGCAGAGATGAAACACGGACCAATTGCCTTGATTGATGAAAATATGCCTGTCCTATTTATTGCTCCTGAAGATTTTGTATATGATAAGATTTTAAGTAATATTGAAGAGGTTAAAGCACGAAAAGGAAAAATTATTGCAATTGCTAATAAAAATTCAAATAGTATAGAAAGATTAGCTGATCATATTATATATATTCCCAGAACATTACCTGCTTTGACACCTTTATTAACTGTAATTCCTTTACAACTTTTAGCGTATCATATTGCAGTTTTGCGTGGTTGTAATGTAGATCAACCAAGAAATCTGGCTAAAAGTGTTACTGTTGAATAG
- the recO gene encoding DNA repair protein RecO: MSHTIEKCNAFALRITSYSNTSQIIHFFSDKFGHINVIAKGSRSPKSKYQGLLQPLNNYEIVIYKKESTLSILKEISIIQDNMDLFNNLEKAAVAQGAAELYLQLIFEENDYAKFYKLLDQYLSYLQKTDKNFIIIFWRFLLRVTTLLGFSLKFDKCVFCQTTAPEKIYGILFKQNGLICIDCVRKKKITESFKCSRETIKILLSLRNISDKINDIKMSQFVVKEINTIFKTYLSYNLHKKIHLKSLEIL; encoded by the coding sequence ATGTCTCATACAATTGAAAAATGCAATGCTTTTGCATTACGAATAACAAGTTATAGTAATACAAGCCAGATAATACATTTCTTTTCTGATAAATTTGGACATATCAATGTTATTGCCAAAGGAAGTAGAAGTCCGAAAAGTAAATATCAAGGATTGTTGCAACCTTTGAATAATTATGAAATCGTTATTTATAAAAAGGAATCTACTCTCTCTATATTAAAAGAAATAAGTATAATTCAAGACAATATGGATTTATTTAATAATCTTGAGAAAGCTGCTGTTGCTCAAGGAGCAGCTGAACTATATCTCCAATTAATATTTGAAGAAAATGATTATGCTAAATTTTATAAGCTGTTAGACCAATACCTCTCTTATTTACAGAAAACAGATAAAAATTTCATCATTATTTTCTGGAGATTTTTACTCAGAGTTACAACTCTGTTAGGCTTTTCTTTAAAATTTGATAAATGTGTTTTTTGCCAGACTACAGCCCCAGAAAAAATTTATGGTATTTTGTTTAAACAAAACGGCCTGATTTGTATTGATTGTGTTAGAAAGAAGAAAATAACCGAAAGTTTTAAATGCAGCAGAGAGACAATAAAAATCTTACTTTCGTTAAGAAACATTTCTGATAAAATTAATGATATTAAGATGTCACAATTTGTGGTAAAAGAGATCAATACTATTTTTAAGACCTATCTCAGTTATAATCTTCATAAGAAGATTCATCTGAAGAGTTTGGAGATCTTATAA